ACGGGTGCTTGAAGCGCGTGAACTGCAGCGAAAACGGTTGGAAGGCTACGGGATCTATTCCAATGCGGAAATGGGACAGGCGGTGCTTAAAGAGACGTGCCGGATGACTACCGAGGCGCAGGCACTCTTGAAGCAGGCATTTGATGTCATGCAGTTATCTGCCCGCTCCTATGCGAGGATTATCAAGGTAGCGCGAACCATCGCCGATCTTGACAGACGTGAGCAAATCGAAGCAAAGCATGTCGGGGAAGCGATATCCCTGCGCAATGATGTCGGGCTCAATATCGAATAGATAGAGTTCCATGGATAAAGGACGAAGGTTTCATTTGCCGCACAGAGGATATACCGCCTATAGAGGTGAATCCTATCTATTGTTTTTCTATCGTATTTGTGCTATGATACATCAGTATGGCATATTGGGTTGCGTATGTCTTTTTACAAAAGGCGAACCACTATGACCGATAAGCATTTTTACAGGAGGGTATTTCAACACAATGAAGGTCACTAAAGAGCAAATAGAAAACAAGCAGGTAGTTCTGACGATTGAGGTCGAAGCAGCAGAGTTAAAGAAAGCAATGGATGCTGCCTTTAAGCATCAGGCAGGCCATGTCAATATTCCGGGTTTCCGCAAGGGAAAGGCGCCCAAGAAGCTTGTCGAACAGCATGTCGGCAAGGATGCCATCCTGCAGGAGGCTTTTGATCGCGTTGCACAGCCTGCCTTTGCAGAGGCTCTTGACAAGGAGGACGTCCAGCCGGTTACACGTCCTAAAATCGAGGTTGTTACGCTCGAAGAGGGCAAGGACGTCGTCTTTAAGGCGACGGTCACACCGAAGCCGGAGGTCAAGCTCGGTGAATACAAAGGGCTCAAGATAGAGAAGAAGATAGATGCTGTCACCGATGAAGATGTCGACAAGCAGATCAACAATATGCTCAACCGTCAGGCAAAGATGGTGGATGCTCCCGAGGGGGCATCTGTCAAGGACGGAGACTTCATCACGTTAGATTTCAAGGGCTTTGTTGACGGTGAGGCGTTTGCCGGCGGCGAGAGCAAAGATTACCCTCTGCAGATTGGCTCAAAGAGCTTTATCCCGGGGTTTGAGGATCAGCTTATCGGGGCAAAGATCGGTGAGGAGCGCGATGTCAACGTTAAGTTCCCGGACGAGTACCATTCCA
This portion of the Selenomonas sp. TAMA-11512 genome encodes:
- the tig gene encoding trigger factor; protein product: MKVTKEQIENKQVVLTIEVEAAELKKAMDAAFKHQAGHVNIPGFRKGKAPKKLVEQHVGKDAILQEAFDRVAQPAFAEALDKEDVQPVTRPKIEVVTLEEGKDVVFKATVTPKPEVKLGEYKGLKIEKKIDAVTDEDVDKQINNMLNRQAKMVDAPEGASVKDGDFITLDFKGFVDGEAFAGGESKDYPLQIGSKSFIPGFEDQLIGAKIGEERDVNVKFPDEYHSKELAGKDAKFECVVRSIKEKQLPELDDEFAKKASTFQTLDELKTDIRKNLEETAERKAEQDQQMAALEQATQNMEVEIPDVMIEDRISMMLQEMSMRMQQQGLNFQDYLQHSGADITKIREDYRETATANVRTDLLLDAVAKAEDIKVEPEDLDAEVAGMAAAYGATVKEVQKIIREQGRIGDLATTVLRKKTVKLITDSIAE